Proteins found in one Drosophila innubila isolate TH190305 chromosome X, UK_Dinn_1.0, whole genome shotgun sequence genomic segment:
- the LOC117790630 gene encoding nucleoporin Nup35 — MEPMTLGSPISSPGSNQNQYLPPFLMGDPQAMTPHNNTLSPKLGRYNVSFASPPSNNTTQEMGYNNLQQLNRSVVGTRTLFAGGSSSNNSAGGGGAVANTSHQAGPPTQGLFDSLRSEQMPGTPQRTHLGMLPASSHLNSSNYSLNQSLHPPITQLNDSYVPNAPNAINASMRALCSPLGANMSPLTIQHTPQARASDFWVTIFGFSPGASSMILQHFTMCGTIVDVVHAPQNGNWMHVRFASRIESDKALNYNLKVIASNVMVGVTRCTDDHIIDKENGVNVNGTNGSNVEPFKPKVRPLAQQSYNVAQHDTQVSPKSNLPQKSSGLMNKAMDLIFGW, encoded by the exons ATGGAACCGATGACACTTGGCAGTCCTATCAGCAGCCCTGGCAGTAATCAAAACCAATATTTGCCTCCCTTCCTCATGGGCGATCCTCAGGCAATGACGCCCCACAACAACACTCTGTCCCCGAAACTGGGACGCTACAATGTCAGCTTTG CCTCGCCGCCGAGTAACAACACGACCCAGGAGATGGGATACAACAATCTGCAGCAGCTTAATCGCTCAGTTGTTGGCACGCGCACGCTATTCGCAGGCGGCAGCAGCTCCAACAACAGTGCAGGCGGCGGCGGTGCAGTGGCGAATACTAGTCATCAGGCTGGTCCGCCGACCCAAGGATTGTTCGATTCGCTGCGCAGCGAGCAGATGCCTGGAACACCGCAACGCACGCACTTGGGAATGCTGCCGGCATCTTCGCATCTAAACAGTTCCAACTACAGCCTGAATCAGAGCTTGCATCCTCCGATTACACAGCTGAATGATTCATATGTGCCAAATGCGCCCAATGCCATTAACGCCTCTATGCGCGCACTCTGCTCACCACTGGGAGCCAACATGTCACCACTGACCATCCAACACACTCCTCAGGCACGTGCCAGTGACTTTTGGGTGACGATCTTTGGTTTCTCCCCCGGCGCCAGTTCGATGATACTACAACACTTTACAATGTGCGGCACAATTGTGGATGTGGTGCATGCCCCACAGAATGGCAACTGGATGCACGTGCGCTTTGCATCCCGTATCGAGAGCGACAAGGCGCTAAACTACAACCTGAAGGTGATTGCCAGCAATGTGATGGTCGGCGTTACTCGATGCACCGACGACCACATCATTGACAAGGAGAACGGAGTGAATGTGAACGGAACCAACGGTTCGAATGTGGAGCCATTTAAGCCCAAGGTGCGTCCTTTGGCCCAACAGTCCTACAACGTTGCCCAGCACGACACTCAGGTCTCACCCAAGAGCAATTTGCCCCAGAAGAGCTCCGGATTGATGAACAAGGCCATGGATCTCATATTCGGTTGGTGA
- the LOC117790641 gene encoding glucose-induced degradation protein 8-B homolog, with the protein MSYNEKCEAITKEEWLQRLEHFPFKQADMNRLIMNYLVTEGFKEAAEKFQHEAELEPSVELSSLDDRILIREAVQAGRIEEATHLVNQLHPDLLGSELYLYFHLQQLQLIELIRAGKVEEALQFAQSKLSESGEEIRFELERTLALLAFEKPQESPFADLLEQSYRQKIASELNSAILRCEHSEDSTPKMMFLLKLILWAQSKLDSRSISYPTMKNLETAQVEPK; encoded by the exons atgagCTACAATGAGAAATGTGAGGCCATCACAAAAGAAGAATGGTTGCAACGATTAGAGCATTTCCCATTTAAGCAGGCGGACATGAATCGTTTAATCATGAACTACTTGGTGACAG agGGATTCAAGGAGGCAGCTGAGAAGTTCCAGCATGAAGCAGAACTGGAACCGAGTGTGGAGCTGAGTAGTCTGGATGATCGCATATTGATAAGGGAGGCGGTTCAGGCTGGACGGATTGAGGAGGCCACGCATCTAGTGAATCAACTGCACCCGGATTTGCTGGGCAGCGAGCTCTATTTGTATTTCCACTTGCAGCAACTGCAGTTGATTGAACTGATTCGAGCTGGAAAGGTGGAGGAAGCTTTGCAATTCGCTCAGTCCAAACTGTCCGAGTCGGGGGAGGAGATCCGCTTTGAGCTGGAGCGAACACTGGCACTGCTGGCATTCGAGAAGCCACAGGAAAGCCCATTCGCCGATCTGCTGGAGCAGTCGTACAGGCAGAAGATTGCCAGCGAACTGAACTCGGCGATATTGAGATGCGAGCACAGCGAGGATTCAACGCCAAAAATGATGTTTCTGCTTAAACTGATATTGTGGGCACAATCGAAGCTCGATAGTCGTTCCATTAGCTATCCGACAATGAAGAATCTTGAGACTGCGCAGGTGGAGCCCAAATAA
- the LOC117793878 gene encoding inhibitor of growth protein 3 — translation MLYLEDYLEMIEHLPQELRDRFTEMRELDLAVQNNMDSLDKKSRLFFQQCKRGELQHESMDTEFHSLRGEYFKVMEDADEKVAIATQIHELVERYLRRLDSELFKFKCELEADNNGITEILEKRSLELDGSNSTAATALLLSINQKENRYYNTASSVNSNNHLIGGGINSATGIISSTGINSGSLLVNSSALNNLSGNNISAGGHQRHRKLEKRRETICTVPVQEKRANLNQSLPVVAGNSNNVGNSNTNTIVNAVMGNHLNSLATHVTLPGVGTGKGNSASINAVTTTTVGGNVVRQLPTNLTAQQHSVLGTNVPTAAAVASNNVGVATIAGGGSAAASTGVAGSHGNTMVTYNLQQLGGGAAASSAIAAAASQAIVATQQMPQGRRTASLKASYEAIHGAAVASSTEFWSAAAAHNSSIQPVTGTLASSSTHHHQQHQQHQHQQQQQHQHHQQHQQHQHQHHHQQHHHQEKKHKKKLNTSISMPGGIAMQSLGGSSSGNSITSSSSSMSADSMDMLSNVSTALQHANIAHGTLTMNPQVNQLTSNPHVTAAVAATSAVASPVALPSNVSGVSATAIGLPSTALAPGANLTISENGLVVEQTNEGEWSYDPNEPRYCTCNQVSYGDMVACDNDACPYEWFHYQCVGITQPPKGKWYCPKCTASMRRRGNRKN, via the exons atgttgtATTTGGAAGACTATCTGGAAA TGATTGAGCATCTGCCGCAGGAGTTGCGCGACCGTTTCACAGAGATGCGTGAATTGGATCTTGCAGTGCAGA ACAACATGGACTCGTTGGACAAAAAGTCGCGTCTGTTCTTTCAGCAGTGCAAACGCGGCGAGCTGCAGCACGAGTCGATGGACACGGAGTTTCACAGTCTGCGCGGGGAGTACTTCAAGGTGATGGAGGATGCGGACGAGAAAGTGGCGATTGCCACCCAGATCCATGAGCTTGTGGAGCGCTACCTGCGACGCCTGGACAGCGAGCTGTTTAAGTTCAAGTGCGAACTGGAGGCGGACAACAATGGAATTACCGAGATTCTGGAGAAGCGATCGCTCGAACTCGATGGCAGCAATTCCACAGCGGCAACAGCTCTATTGCTGAGCATCAACCAGAAGGAGAATCGATACTATAACACCGCATCCTccgtcaacagcaacaatcactTAATTGGCGGTGGCATCAACAGTGCCACCGGGATTATCTCGAGCACTGGCATCAACAGTGGCAGCCTGCTTGTCAACAGTTCCGCTCTGAATAACCTGTCCGGCAACAATATCTCGGCTGGTGGCCATCAGCGACATCGAAAGCTGGAGAAACGACGGGAAACGATATGCACGGTGCCTGTGCAGGAGAAGCGGGCAAATTTGAATCAATCGTTGCCAGTCGTTgccggcaacagcaacaatgtgggcaacagcaacaccaacaccattGTCAATGCCGTCATGGGCAACCACTTGAACAGCCTCGCTACACATGTAACCTTGCCCGGAGTGGGAACGGGAAAGGGCAACAGTGCCAGCATCAACGCTGTCACCACTACCACAGTTGGTGGCAACGTTGTCCGCCAGTTGCCCACGAATCTAACAGCCCAACAACACAGCGTACTCGGCACTAATGtgccaacagcagctgctgttgccagcAACAACGTCGGTGTGGCGACAATTGCAGGTGGAGGTTCAGCTGCAGCAAGTACAGGAGTTGCTGGGAGCCATGGCAACACCATGGTCACCTATAATCTACAGCAGCTGGGCGGAGGAGCTGCTGCCTCGAGTGCCATTGCAGCTGCGGCGAGCCAGGCGATAGTGGCCACCCAACAAATGCCACAAGGACGGCGTACGGCCAGTTTGAAGGCCAGTTACGAGGCCATCCACGGTGCAGCCGTGGCGAGCAGCACGGAGTTCTGgtcggcagcagcagcgcacaacagcagcatccaGCCAGTGACTGGAACActggccagcagcagcacacatcatcatcagcaacatcaacaacatcaacaccagcagcagcaacaacatcagcatcatcagcaacatcaacaacatcagcatcaacatcaccATCAACAACATCACCATCAAGagaaaaagcataaaaa GAAACTGAATACAAGCATCTCAATGCCTGGTGGCATTGCCATGCAATCGCTGGGCGGCTCTTCATCGGGTAATTCCATAACGTCGTCGTCCTCATCCATGAGCGCGGACTCCATGGACATGCTGTCGAACGTGTCGACAGCATTGCAGCATGCCAACATTGCCCACGGCACTCTGACCATGAATCCCCAGGTAAATCAACTGACATCCAATCCGCATGTAACCGCTGCAGTGGCAGCCACCTCCGCAGTTGCTTCTCCCGTCGCCTTGCCGAGTAATGTGAGCGGCGTGTCGGCGACTGCCATTGGACTGCCCAGCACTGCATTAGCTCCGGGTGCTAATCTCACCATAAGTGAGAACGGCTTGGTTGTGGAGCAAACCAACGAGGGAGAATGGTCATATGATCCCAATGAGCCGCGATACTGCACATGCAATCAAGTGTCCTATGGCGACATGGTTGCCTGCGACAATGACGCCTGTCCATACGAGTGGTTCCATTACCAATGCGTGGGCATCACTCAGCCGCCCAAGGGCAAGTGGTATTGCCCCAAATGCACTGCGTCCATGCGGCGTCGTGGCAATCGCAAGAACTGA